A part of Paraliobacillus zengyii genomic DNA contains:
- a CDS encoding sulfatase family protein produces the protein MRVLFLDLDSVSPQHLGCYGYNRNTSPNIDKIADKGVRFDNYYTSDAPCAPSRTALMSGQFGIRNGLVGHGGTAGDMKAEGTERELFGKLSLGSSLPSFLKLGAGLNTALISPFVERHSTYNFYAGFNEIFNTGGFGMESAEQVTPVAKEWLEKNGKKDDWFLYINYWDAHTPYRAPESYGNPFVEEPLPKWANEETLEKHKQGVGPHSVHELEIDHFGMTYTNEISEKFPRSPGEIKNMDDLRKMIDGYDTGIKYIDENLGKLFEVMEKQGIMEDTVIIISADHGENMGQLGIYGEHGTADDGTCRIPMVIQWPGMKQGTVDEGLHYHLDLPVTLAELLDIPASPGWDGRSFAPVLTNGEESGRDYLVVSQCAHVAQRSVRFGDWLYMRTYHDGYHLFDKEMLFNLVEDPREENNVAKLHRDKCMEGAYYLQEWHDEMMFRTGDDVDPLWTVIKEGGPFHAKGFLKNYGKRLIETGREAQFNELKKKHPQEFPEEKDLLSEKFKGEMLKGLF, from the coding sequence ATGAGAGTATTATTTTTAGACTTGGATTCAGTAAGCCCGCAACACCTAGGATGTTATGGTTATAATCGTAATACTTCACCAAATATCGATAAGATAGCAGATAAAGGTGTTCGATTTGATAATTACTATACATCTGATGCACCATGTGCACCTTCAAGAACAGCATTAATGTCTGGCCAATTTGGTATTCGTAATGGTCTTGTAGGACACGGAGGTACTGCAGGTGATATGAAAGCAGAAGGAACTGAACGAGAACTTTTTGGGAAACTTTCACTAGGTAGTTCTTTACCGTCATTTTTAAAATTAGGAGCGGGACTAAATACGGCTCTGATAAGTCCGTTCGTGGAACGTCATTCAACATATAATTTCTATGCAGGATTTAATGAGATTTTTAATACCGGTGGATTTGGTATGGAGTCAGCCGAGCAGGTTACTCCAGTTGCTAAAGAATGGTTGGAGAAAAACGGTAAAAAGGATGATTGGTTCTTATATATTAACTATTGGGATGCTCATACACCTTATCGTGCTCCTGAAAGTTATGGTAATCCTTTTGTAGAAGAACCATTACCAAAATGGGCAAACGAAGAGACATTAGAAAAACATAAGCAAGGAGTTGGTCCTCACTCAGTTCATGAATTGGAAATTGATCATTTTGGCATGACATATACGAATGAGATATCTGAAAAGTTCCCTCGTAGTCCTGGTGAAATAAAAAATATGGATGATTTAAGAAAGATGATCGATGGTTATGATACTGGAATTAAATATATTGATGAGAATCTTGGTAAGCTATTTGAAGTAATGGAAAAACAAGGTATAATGGAAGATACTGTAATCATAATTTCAGCTGATCATGGTGAAAACATGGGACAACTAGGAATCTATGGTGAACATGGTACTGCTGACGATGGCACATGTCGTATTCCTATGGTTATTCAGTGGCCAGGTATGAAGCAAGGTACAGTAGACGAAGGTCTACATTATCATCTTGATTTACCAGTTACTTTAGCTGAATTATTGGATATTCCTGCTTCACCAGGATGGGATGGAAGAAGTTTTGCGCCTGTTTTAACTAATGGTGAAGAATCTGGACGTGATTATTTGGTTGTATCTCAATGTGCTCATGTAGCACAACGTAGTGTTCGGTTTGGTGATTGGTTATATATGAGGACTTATCACGATGGTTATCATTTGTTTGATAAGGAAATGTTATTCAATCTTGTAGAAGATCCACGAGAAGAAAACAATGTTGCAAAACTGCACAGAGACAAATGTATGGAAGGTGCGTACTATTTGCAGGAATGGCATGATGAAATGATGTTTAGAACAGGCGATGATGTAGATCCGTTATGGACAGTTATTAAAGAAGGTGGACCATTTCATGCAAAAGGGTTCTTAAAAAATTATGGTAAACGTTTGATTGAAACTGGAAGAGAAGCTCAATTTAATGAATTAAAGAAAAAGCACCCTCAAGAATTTCCTGAGGAAAAGGATCTGTTAAGTGAAAAGTTTAAAGGGGAAATGTTAAAAGGCCTATTCTAA